In Electrophorus electricus isolate fEleEle1 chromosome 12, fEleEle1.pri, whole genome shotgun sequence, a single window of DNA contains:
- the gdpd2 gene encoding glycerophosphoinositol inositolphosphodiesterase GDPD2 isoform X1, with the protein MCSWNVFRICFRGTYSCNWKSSGESNKRYTRCQVSVLSLMSVITLAWLYVCFAAYNDNNDVNWKAFEKLRVWLNWYTGVIVLSAMLAMYCLLLLCLSFLLIALKEPLDLHWLHKVLLSVSLVIVMLGIAVVSLCWTAEWEAVRLLLQATAPFLHLAAVVALTMISWLVFQRYHRAQRSVSRSLIIGALWTVTVMVFISPLFIYSPCISYMLPPKPALVAHRGAPMLAPENTMMSFRRSVACHVTAFETDVQLSKDMVPFLMHDSGKGFLHRTTNVDAVFPNRTYNSSSDITWEELQMLNAGDWFVKTDPFWSVSLLSEQEKTVARNQTVTSLSELLELSKERNISLIFDLKYDRHGNCNDIAKVIQKSGISQDLIWWLHEGHRECVKKYYPGFHQVYPDQKTLRNDNGSWLNMKYSTLSAEEISDLRSRNVKVNLWVVNEPWLFSLLWCSGVSSVTTNSCHILKDMSQPDWHLTPHVYKIIWITADLVSLLLMFIFFLLQSRCRCNRHTKGKNKQGAAFSSKNQKEGYPFLSSN; encoded by the exons ATGTGTTCATGGAATGTATTCCGAATCTGCTTCAGAGGAACTTACAGCTGCAACTGGAAGAGTTCGGGGGAAAGCAATAAGAGA TACACACGCTGCCAGGTCTCTGTCCTCAGCCTGATGTCCGTTATCACCCTGGCATGGCTCTATGTTTGCTTTGCTGCTTACAATGACAACAATGATGTCAACTG GAAAGCATTTGAAAAACTGAGAGTGTGGCTGAACTGGTACACGGGGGTCATTGTCCTGTCCGCAATGCTGGCCATGTACTGCCTCCTGCTCTTG TGTCTTTCATTCCTCCTGATTGCCTTAAAGGAACCTTTGGACCTGCACTGGCTGCATAAG GTGTTGCTGTCTGTGTCGCTGGTCATAGTCATGCTAGGCATCGCAGTGGTAAGCCTGTGTTGGACAGCTGAGTGGGAAGCAGTTCGTTTGTTGCTGCAG GCAACGGCGCCGTTCTTGCACCTTGCTGCGGTGGTGGCCTTGACCATGATCAGCTGGCTGGTGTTTCAGAGATACCACAGAGCTCAGCGCTCAG TCTCGAGGAGCCTCATTATTGGGGCCTTATGGACAGTTACAGTCATGGTTTTCATCAGTcccttattcatttattctccCTGTATTAGTTACATGCTTCCCCCAAAACCGGCCCTGGTCGCACACCGGGGCGCACCTATG CTGGCCCCAGAGAACACGATGATGTCATTCAGGAGGAGTGTTGCGTGTCACGTCACAGCCTTTGAGACAGATGTCCAGCTGAG CAAGGACATGGTGCCTTTTCTTATGCATGACTCTGGCAAAGGGTTTCTGCACAGGACGACGAATGTGGATGCGGTGTTTCCGAACCGAACGTACAACAGCAGCAGTGATATCACATGGGAGGAGCTGCAAATGCTAAACGCTGGCGATTGGTTTGTTAAG ACAGACCCATTCTGGTCGGTATCCTTGCTTTCGGAGCAGGAAAAGACGGTGGCTCGTAACCAGACAGTAACATCCCTCTCAGAGCTCCTCGAACTTTCCAAAGAACGCAATATCTCCCTCATCTTTGACCTAAAGTATGACAGACATGGTAACTGCAATGACATAGCGAAGGTCATCCAGAAATCTGGCATCTCACAGGATTTG atatGGTGGCTTCATGAAGGACACAGAGAGTGTGTTAAAAAGTACTATCCAGGGTTCCACCAGGTCTATCCTGATCAAAAAACGCTGCGGAATGATAATGGATCCTGGCTAAATATGAAGTACAGTACACTGAGTGCTGAGGAAATTAG tgATTTGCGGAGCAGGAACGTGAAGGTTAACCTGTGGGTGGTGAACGAGCCctggctcttctctctgctgtggtgCTCAGGGGTCAGTTCTGTGACCACCAACAGCTGCCACATACTTAAGGACATGTCTCAGCCTGACTGGCACCTG ACACCTCATGTGTACAAAATTATATGGATCACTGCTGACCTGGTGTCACTACTTTTGATGTTCATATTCTTTCTTTTACAAAG TAGGTGCCGCTGTAACAGACATACCAAAG GGAAAAACAAGCAAGGAGCCGCATTTTCCTCCAAGAATCAGAAAGAAGGATACCCCTTCTTATCATCTAATTAA
- the gdpd2 gene encoding glycerophosphoinositol inositolphosphodiesterase GDPD2 isoform X3 → MCSWNVFRICFRGTYSCNWKSSGESNKRYTRCQVSVLSLMSVITLAWLYVCFAAYNDNNDVNWKAFEKLRVWLNWYTGVIVLSAMLAMYCLLLLCLSFLLIALKEPLDLHWLHKVLLSVSLVIVMLGIAVVSLCWTAEWEAVRLLLQATAPFLHLAAVVALTMISWLVFQRYHRAQRSVSRSLIIGALWTVTVMVFISPLFIYSPCISYMLPPKPALVAHRGAPMLAPENTMMSFRRSVACHVTAFETDVQLSKDMVPFLMHDSGKGFLHRTTNVDAVFPNRTYNSSSDITWEELQMLNAGDWFVKTDPFWSVSLLSEQEKTVARNQTVTSLSELLELSKERNISLIFDLKYDRHGNCNDIAKVIQKSGISQDLIWWLHEGHRECVKKYYPGFHQVYPDQKTLRNDNGSWLNMKYSTLSAEEISDLRSRNVKVNLWVVNEPWLFSLLWCSGVSSVTTNSCHILKDMSQPDWHLTPHVYKIIWITADLVSLLLMFIFFLLQREKQARSRIFLQESERRIPLLII, encoded by the exons ATGTGTTCATGGAATGTATTCCGAATCTGCTTCAGAGGAACTTACAGCTGCAACTGGAAGAGTTCGGGGGAAAGCAATAAGAGA TACACACGCTGCCAGGTCTCTGTCCTCAGCCTGATGTCCGTTATCACCCTGGCATGGCTCTATGTTTGCTTTGCTGCTTACAATGACAACAATGATGTCAACTG GAAAGCATTTGAAAAACTGAGAGTGTGGCTGAACTGGTACACGGGGGTCATTGTCCTGTCCGCAATGCTGGCCATGTACTGCCTCCTGCTCTTG TGTCTTTCATTCCTCCTGATTGCCTTAAAGGAACCTTTGGACCTGCACTGGCTGCATAAG GTGTTGCTGTCTGTGTCGCTGGTCATAGTCATGCTAGGCATCGCAGTGGTAAGCCTGTGTTGGACAGCTGAGTGGGAAGCAGTTCGTTTGTTGCTGCAG GCAACGGCGCCGTTCTTGCACCTTGCTGCGGTGGTGGCCTTGACCATGATCAGCTGGCTGGTGTTTCAGAGATACCACAGAGCTCAGCGCTCAG TCTCGAGGAGCCTCATTATTGGGGCCTTATGGACAGTTACAGTCATGGTTTTCATCAGTcccttattcatttattctccCTGTATTAGTTACATGCTTCCCCCAAAACCGGCCCTGGTCGCACACCGGGGCGCACCTATG CTGGCCCCAGAGAACACGATGATGTCATTCAGGAGGAGTGTTGCGTGTCACGTCACAGCCTTTGAGACAGATGTCCAGCTGAG CAAGGACATGGTGCCTTTTCTTATGCATGACTCTGGCAAAGGGTTTCTGCACAGGACGACGAATGTGGATGCGGTGTTTCCGAACCGAACGTACAACAGCAGCAGTGATATCACATGGGAGGAGCTGCAAATGCTAAACGCTGGCGATTGGTTTGTTAAG ACAGACCCATTCTGGTCGGTATCCTTGCTTTCGGAGCAGGAAAAGACGGTGGCTCGTAACCAGACAGTAACATCCCTCTCAGAGCTCCTCGAACTTTCCAAAGAACGCAATATCTCCCTCATCTTTGACCTAAAGTATGACAGACATGGTAACTGCAATGACATAGCGAAGGTCATCCAGAAATCTGGCATCTCACAGGATTTG atatGGTGGCTTCATGAAGGACACAGAGAGTGTGTTAAAAAGTACTATCCAGGGTTCCACCAGGTCTATCCTGATCAAAAAACGCTGCGGAATGATAATGGATCCTGGCTAAATATGAAGTACAGTACACTGAGTGCTGAGGAAATTAG tgATTTGCGGAGCAGGAACGTGAAGGTTAACCTGTGGGTGGTGAACGAGCCctggctcttctctctgctgtggtgCTCAGGGGTCAGTTCTGTGACCACCAACAGCTGCCACATACTTAAGGACATGTCTCAGCCTGACTGGCACCTG ACACCTCATGTGTACAAAATTATATGGATCACTGCTGACCTGGTGTCACTACTTTTGATGTTCATATTCTTTCTTTTACAAAG GGAAAAACAAGCAAGGAGCCGCATTTTCCTCCAAGAATCAGAAAGAAGGATACCCCTTCTTATCATCTAA
- the gdpd2 gene encoding glycerophosphoinositol inositolphosphodiesterase GDPD2 isoform X2 encodes MCSWNVFRICFRGTYSCNWKSSGESNKRYTRCQVSVLSLMSVITLAWLYVCFAAYNDNNDVNWKAFEKLRVWLNWYTGVIVLSAMLAMYCLLLLCLSFLLIALKEPLDLHWLHKVLLSVSLVIVMLGIAVVSLCWTAEWEAVRLLLQATAPFLHLAAVVALTMISWLVFQRYHRAQRSVSRSLIIGALWTVTVMVFISPLFIYSPCISYMLPPKPALVAHRGAPMLAPENTMMSFRRSVACHVTAFETDVQLSKDMVPFLMHDSGKGFLHRTTNVDAVFPNRTYNSSSDITWEELQMLNAGDWFVKTDPFWSVSLLSEQEKTVARNQTVTSLSELLELSKERNISLIFDLKYDRHGNCNDIAKVIQKSGISQDLIWWLHEGHRECVKKYYPGFHQVYPDQKTLRNDNGSWLNMKYSTLSAEEISDLRSRNVKVNLWVVNEPWLFSLLWCSGVSSVTTNSCHILKDMSQPDWHLTPHVYKIIWITADLVSLLLMFIFFLLQRCRCNRHTKGKNKQGAAFSSKNQKEGYPFLSSN; translated from the exons ATGTGTTCATGGAATGTATTCCGAATCTGCTTCAGAGGAACTTACAGCTGCAACTGGAAGAGTTCGGGGGAAAGCAATAAGAGA TACACACGCTGCCAGGTCTCTGTCCTCAGCCTGATGTCCGTTATCACCCTGGCATGGCTCTATGTTTGCTTTGCTGCTTACAATGACAACAATGATGTCAACTG GAAAGCATTTGAAAAACTGAGAGTGTGGCTGAACTGGTACACGGGGGTCATTGTCCTGTCCGCAATGCTGGCCATGTACTGCCTCCTGCTCTTG TGTCTTTCATTCCTCCTGATTGCCTTAAAGGAACCTTTGGACCTGCACTGGCTGCATAAG GTGTTGCTGTCTGTGTCGCTGGTCATAGTCATGCTAGGCATCGCAGTGGTAAGCCTGTGTTGGACAGCTGAGTGGGAAGCAGTTCGTTTGTTGCTGCAG GCAACGGCGCCGTTCTTGCACCTTGCTGCGGTGGTGGCCTTGACCATGATCAGCTGGCTGGTGTTTCAGAGATACCACAGAGCTCAGCGCTCAG TCTCGAGGAGCCTCATTATTGGGGCCTTATGGACAGTTACAGTCATGGTTTTCATCAGTcccttattcatttattctccCTGTATTAGTTACATGCTTCCCCCAAAACCGGCCCTGGTCGCACACCGGGGCGCACCTATG CTGGCCCCAGAGAACACGATGATGTCATTCAGGAGGAGTGTTGCGTGTCACGTCACAGCCTTTGAGACAGATGTCCAGCTGAG CAAGGACATGGTGCCTTTTCTTATGCATGACTCTGGCAAAGGGTTTCTGCACAGGACGACGAATGTGGATGCGGTGTTTCCGAACCGAACGTACAACAGCAGCAGTGATATCACATGGGAGGAGCTGCAAATGCTAAACGCTGGCGATTGGTTTGTTAAG ACAGACCCATTCTGGTCGGTATCCTTGCTTTCGGAGCAGGAAAAGACGGTGGCTCGTAACCAGACAGTAACATCCCTCTCAGAGCTCCTCGAACTTTCCAAAGAACGCAATATCTCCCTCATCTTTGACCTAAAGTATGACAGACATGGTAACTGCAATGACATAGCGAAGGTCATCCAGAAATCTGGCATCTCACAGGATTTG atatGGTGGCTTCATGAAGGACACAGAGAGTGTGTTAAAAAGTACTATCCAGGGTTCCACCAGGTCTATCCTGATCAAAAAACGCTGCGGAATGATAATGGATCCTGGCTAAATATGAAGTACAGTACACTGAGTGCTGAGGAAATTAG tgATTTGCGGAGCAGGAACGTGAAGGTTAACCTGTGGGTGGTGAACGAGCCctggctcttctctctgctgtggtgCTCAGGGGTCAGTTCTGTGACCACCAACAGCTGCCACATACTTAAGGACATGTCTCAGCCTGACTGGCACCTG ACACCTCATGTGTACAAAATTATATGGATCACTGCTGACCTGGTGTCACTACTTTTGATGTTCATATTCTTTCTTTTACAAAG GTGCCGCTGTAACAGACATACCAAAG GGAAAAACAAGCAAGGAGCCGCATTTTCCTCCAAGAATCAGAAAGAAGGATACCCCTTCTTATCATCTAATTAA